A genomic window from Pirellulaceae bacterium includes:
- the atpC gene encoding ATP synthase F1 subunit epsilon produces the protein MSELQCVIVTPEKTEVDVRATSVTVPLYDGELGILKGHSPLVGRLGYGVLRIHGAAATEQYFVEEGLVQVSNNVVSILTERVTPVSQINSQMAAAANDAAITMPQDQPDQVTARRRAMQRARALQRVTGATR, from the coding sequence ATGAGTGAACTACAGTGCGTCATAGTCACGCCCGAAAAGACCGAAGTTGATGTCCGCGCAACTTCGGTTACCGTTCCGTTGTATGACGGCGAATTGGGGATTCTGAAAGGTCATAGCCCACTGGTTGGACGATTGGGTTACGGCGTGCTGAGGATTCACGGCGCTGCGGCGACCGAACAATACTTTGTCGAAGAAGGCCTCGTGCAGGTCAGCAATAACGTGGTTTCGATTCTCACGGAGCGAGTTACTCCTGTGAGCCAAATCAATTCACAGATGGCGGCTGCAGCCAACGATGCCGCCATCACGATGCCACAAGATCAACCCGACCAAGTGACTGCGCGCCGTCGCGCCATGCAACGGGCTCGAGCGCTACAGCGCGTCACCGGTGCTACGCGGTAG